One part of the Bacteroidota bacterium genome encodes these proteins:
- a CDS encoding T9SS type A sorting domain-containing protein has protein sequence MSATINAGGVVTITAETRWRKGGEPDEIFPLSGIVRPNVGNNSNPLPEFDVLDGTTRAILRTSRTTSSGFNSALQIDMSGTTTAIDSSDPQFDIRRQVFTVDLPGLGLGTGHYILYWVDGDWVDAVANLSYPAHFSLECAIIYDGSPHSTPQITAPIPHLVTKGLEYKENLGATGSSALSYSFIVGSADPFFGPSSQIPGITLNNSGQVDIPASSTSTLRDINPAGQPGADYVFDVRITDADGESVEEDVLLDVITPNDVQAIAITEPDPNGVVENVPAIPVVIVQNNTPFATESYPVRLRIRQLPAQNIVYEQFVSNSQGPYGTSTDTFPSWNPTPGGTYRLIAVTLRPGDLNSGNDAFSREQIVVPAGDIVSISPGGQCYDFETGAQGWFGAGDFVLATPAKTQLNAAHSGTNAWITKTVGNYTDFWVSAVYSPIFDLSALQDVYLSFFHNIQTEPSWDASIMEYTTDNGVTWLQLGSLNDPHGLNWYNESVYQNAAGSPTCFDFNAANVFRFLGGATGPKWTSNGDCGGVDSPTGPGRYYFAQRQVSSEVGGKPHVRFRYRTFADAGGNYEGWAFDDFCITDQPKNTVSGRVTASCPAAGTGMDGVRVDAYSAGTGDLVQTTVTDPQGNYRLTNLPAGNYTITIVTPLGYTATSEEIVATVTDGGRTTVNFSLNCITIVANTRSIGFWKHEVGVATGDKGSSQFSSSALCGFLNLINEHFNNNLINQVVVYQPPSSGQCSDKLQVAKNLLNLVGSQAMIARARQQLMALLLNIAAGFTSQTQKISVDGASVSQAVTYSDHILDSTNGNFENAKAICDLINNMQTVAAGVIPLTTINIGYKAGRNNQIELPDKFALGQNYPNPFNPTTVIQYALPHDAFVTLKVYNTLGDEVLTLVNREQTAGYRSVTFNAATLPSGIYIYRFVAGGFSDVKRMLLVK, from the coding sequence ATGAGCGCCACGATTAATGCCGGCGGTGTTGTCACGATTACGGCGGAGACGCGCTGGCGTAAAGGAGGAGAGCCAGACGAGATTTTCCCCCTCAGTGGAATTGTCCGACCGAACGTAGGAAACAACAGCAATCCCCTCCCCGAATTCGATGTCCTCGACGGTACGACACGAGCGATATTACGTACTTCGAGGACGACCAGCTCTGGCTTTAATTCAGCACTTCAGATTGATATGTCTGGAACAACCACGGCTATTGATTCTTCTGATCCACAGTTTGATATCAGAAGGCAGGTGTTCACAGTCGATTTGCCGGGGCTGGGACTCGGAACCGGGCATTATATTCTGTATTGGGTCGACGGTGACTGGGTTGATGCAGTTGCCAATCTTTCTTACCCTGCACATTTTTCACTTGAGTGCGCCATCATTTATGATGGCTCCCCACACTCCACCCCCCAGATAACCGCCCCGATTCCGCATTTGGTTACCAAGGGACTGGAATACAAGGAAAACCTGGGTGCGACCGGGAGTTCAGCTCTCAGTTACAGTTTCATTGTCGGATCCGCAGATCCATTCTTCGGACCCAGCTCTCAGATTCCGGGTATAACGCTCAACAACTCTGGGCAAGTGGACATTCCGGCTTCTTCAACGAGTACGCTCCGGGATATCAATCCCGCCGGCCAACCGGGAGCGGACTATGTATTCGATGTCAGGATCACCGATGCAGATGGTGAGTCGGTCGAGGAGGACGTACTCCTGGATGTCATTACTCCCAATGATGTCCAGGCTATCGCCATCACAGAGCCCGACCCCAATGGGGTCGTTGAGAATGTGCCTGCCATCCCCGTTGTGATCGTGCAAAACAATACCCCTTTTGCCACTGAATCTTATCCTGTTCGTTTGAGAATTCGTCAGCTCCCCGCACAAAACATTGTCTATGAGCAATTCGTGTCGAATTCACAAGGACCTTATGGAACATCAACCGATACGTTTCCGTCATGGAACCCGACACCGGGAGGTACTTACCGGTTGATTGCAGTCACTCTTCGCCCAGGCGACCTGAACTCTGGGAATGACGCATTCTCACGCGAGCAGATAGTGGTCCCTGCCGGCGACATCGTTTCTATCTCTCCCGGCGGCCAATGCTACGATTTCGAGACCGGTGCTCAGGGTTGGTTTGGCGCAGGAGATTTCGTTCTTGCCACCCCCGCAAAGACACAGCTCAATGCCGCCCACAGCGGAACAAATGCTTGGATCACAAAAACGGTCGGCAATTACACCGACTTCTGGGTATCCGCCGTCTATTCTCCGATATTCGACCTTTCCGCCCTCCAGGATGTCTACCTCAGCTTTTTCCATAACATCCAGACGGAGCCGAGTTGGGATGCGAGCATCATGGAATACACAACAGACAATGGGGTTACCTGGCTGCAGCTAGGATCACTTAACGATCCCCATGGACTGAATTGGTATAATGAGTCGGTCTACCAGAATGCCGCGGGCAGCCCGACTTGTTTCGACTTCAATGCAGCAAACGTATTCCGGTTTCTTGGGGGGGCAACCGGTCCGAAATGGACGAGCAATGGCGACTGCGGGGGCGTCGACTCGCCCACCGGCCCCGGCCGATATTACTTTGCTCAGCGGCAAGTATCAAGCGAGGTCGGTGGGAAGCCGCATGTCCGATTTCGTTACCGAACATTCGCAGACGCAGGAGGGAACTATGAAGGTTGGGCATTTGATGATTTTTGCATCACGGATCAACCGAAAAACACCGTGAGCGGAAGAGTGACGGCAAGTTGCCCCGCTGCAGGGACAGGAATGGATGGAGTCCGTGTGGATGCTTACTCTGCTGGCACTGGTGACCTGGTGCAGACCACCGTCACAGACCCACAGGGAAACTATCGTCTGACCAATCTTCCCGCGGGAAATTACACGATCACCATCGTCACCCCGCTCGGATACACGGCAACGAGCGAGGAAATCGTTGCGACGGTTACCGATGGGGGACGGACTACCGTGAACTTCTCCCTGAATTGCATCACCATCGTTGCCAACACCCGTTCCATTGGCTTCTGGAAACATGAAGTCGGCGTCGCTACGGGGGACAAGGGTTCTTCACAGTTCAGTTCCTCGGCGCTGTGCGGGTTCCTCAATCTGATTAACGAGCACTTCAACAATAACCTCATAAATCAGGTCGTTGTATACCAGCCCCCTTCATCGGGTCAATGCAGTGACAAGCTTCAGGTCGCAAAGAACCTCCTTAATCTCGTTGGCTCGCAGGCGATGATTGCACGGGCGCGGCAGCAACTCATGGCGCTCCTGCTGAACATTGCGGCCGGGTTTACGAGCCAGACTCAAAAGATCAGCGTGGACGGAGCGTCGGTGTCTCAGGCCGTCACCTACTCTGACCATATTTTGGACAGCACAAACGGCAATTTCGAGAATGCGAAGGCCATCTGCGATCTCATTAACAATATGCAGACAGTAGCTGCGGGGGTCATACCGCTGACGACGATCAATATCGGATACAAGGCGGGGCGAAATAATCAGATCGAACTCCCCGACAAATTCGCGCTTGGTCAGAATTACCCCAATCCGTTCAATCCGACTACCGTCATCCAGTACGCTTTGCCCCATGATGCATTCGTAACATTAAAGGTGTACAACACGCTTGGGGATGAAGTGCTGACGCTGGTGAACCGGGAACAAACCGCCGGCTATAGATCTGTCACCTTCAATGCAGCGACGCTTCCGAGCGGGATCTATATCTACCGGTTCGTTGCCGGAGGATTCTCAGATGTCAAGAGAATGCTTCTGGTGAAGTAA
- a CDS encoding response regulator transcription factor has translation MNIMIVDDNAKMRGMIRSFLSKSVQQVVECADGNEVLAAYERHQPDWILMDVVMKEVDGITATKALRRSFPEAKVIILTQYDDTEVRAQAEHAGAVGFVLKENLSELLRIL, from the coding sequence ATGAACATCATGATTGTAGACGATAACGCAAAAATGAGGGGGATGATAAGGAGTTTCCTGTCCAAGAGCGTCCAGCAGGTTGTCGAGTGTGCAGACGGGAACGAGGTACTAGCTGCGTATGAAAGGCACCAACCCGATTGGATTCTGATGGATGTCGTCATGAAGGAGGTCGATGGGATTACAGCCACGAAGGCATTAAGACGATCATTTCCCGAAGCGAAGGTCATCATCCTCACACAGTACGATGACACCGAGGTGCGCGCACAAGCCGAACACGCTGGCGCCGTTGGTTTTGTGCTGAAGGAGAACCTTTCGGAGCTCCTGAGGATTCTATAA
- a CDS encoding response regulator transcription factor produces MTPPEATTILLADDHPIFRRGLRNLIESDTTLRVIAECEEGRSAMEKIRELRPEVAILDVNMPAMNGMEIARICRDQGLQTRIIFLTMYKEEDMFNAALDAGVLGYVLKENAVGDILQCIRTVKQNKHYISPNISEFLVSRNDRVTAFHDSHPLLDRLTESERRILKLISDNRTSAQIADVLHISEKTVENHRNNICNKLNLHGTHSLVKFAIENKSTL; encoded by the coding sequence ATGACACCTCCCGAGGCTACAACCATACTCCTGGCCGACGATCATCCCATTTTCCGCAGAGGGCTGAGGAATCTGATCGAGTCGGATACGACACTGAGGGTCATCGCGGAATGTGAGGAGGGCAGGAGCGCGATGGAAAAAATCCGTGAATTGCGGCCCGAGGTGGCTATTCTTGATGTGAACATGCCGGCAATGAACGGAATGGAGATCGCCAGGATCTGCCGCGATCAGGGCCTCCAGACGCGCATCATCTTTCTCACGATGTATAAGGAGGAGGATATGTTCAATGCGGCGCTGGACGCGGGAGTGCTTGGGTACGTGCTGAAGGAAAACGCCGTTGGCGACATCCTGCAATGCATCAGAACCGTGAAACAGAACAAGCACTACATCAGTCCGAATATCTCCGAGTTTCTCGTCAGCCGAAACGACCGCGTAACAGCCTTCCATGATTCACACCCTCTCCTGGACCGGCTCACAGAATCGGAGCGCCGTATTCTCAAGCTGATTTCTGATAACCGCACGAGCGCACAGATCGCAGATGTCCTGCATATAAGCGAGAAAACGGTCGAGAACCACCGCAATAATATCTGCAATAAGCTGAATCTCCACGGCACTCACAGCCTGGTGAAATTCGCCATCGAGAATAAATCCACCCTCTGA
- a CDS encoding two-component regulator propeller domain-containing protein yields the protein MKSFLRGFLFLFLWILSESSSYPQVYSFRTYTAQDGLASNIVYTICQDARGYMWFGTSEGISIFDGQSFRNLTMREGLPDNAVHQIFEDRISPGTIWIITHNAHLCKWRDGSFTDITAQTRLHPEILGNVIQDHLGQLWSVSNLGIVQILGDSVRHAAPQIKSGTIFVGETRDGILWFVSDGCELTSYLPTTNQYHTYTVPVSEGSWIMSAYVDDNGSIFLTFFPEGYTYMYHDGHLLGRRKLKDHFLVSNSHKNVFKLGAGMGVVSENEFLTAPLLKFSTSNGLLSNDIRSGFIDRQGNLWFAAFPKGVAKLAAKHYVRFPLRPLIAYGHEVIASDSNNHIWAATACSLDEFWRDSSLTWHRYTHRFAKNDSVISVVVDSKNKLWIEAGGWKSHLEQFDLSVDQSGLNPTKLSRITRISLEQFKGSFSMGFIVDRHGGVWISFDRADHVWKYGGTLHVAPNRLKPIIREYRQIDGASENYVRNLYEDTHGNIWGQTYADGIIKLSAEDIARGKFRRYTTAEGLPDNDIRSLAGDRAGKVWVGTADNGVAVIDHDSIHTLSVREGLPSNRIGSIFEDRRGRVWVGTGLGFAVQERPGSSTFDRRDDLPQEHIPASGMTRNGILWFISGDYELYFYDTNSDTIPLIPPPTYIKELRVNGDVYPISRQLSFSYDENNIEVGFIGLSFEDEREVRYRYRLQGLDNRWNGPSKNHSVVYAHLDPGQYVFQVNAINASGVESALPATLAITIHPPVWRTWWFVSSAALLFVAIGPVIYYRRVAKLKLQKLEEELFSRRLIQSQEDERKRIAASLHDGLGQDLLIIKNKADLAILESSAGEDTGRYADIAGVASEAIEAARDIAHNLRPYQIDQLGLTKAIESITQRVSKSSTIAFSASIDDIDNLMTKESEINLYRIIQESVNNVLKHSGARTSAVRVRHEAHRLLVNVEDDGRGFNPREPGKNQQDQSGFGLKGIAERVKILRGEFSMHSSPGSGTKLTIEIPVGDTNTGSDK from the coding sequence TTGAAATCGTTTCTGAGGGGCTTCTTATTCCTTTTTTTGTGGATACTTTCCGAGAGTTCATCTTACCCCCAGGTCTACTCTTTCCGTACCTACACCGCGCAAGACGGACTTGCCTCAAACATTGTGTATACGATTTGTCAGGACGCCCGGGGATACATGTGGTTTGGTACATCCGAGGGCATAAGCATTTTCGATGGTCAGTCATTTCGTAATCTCACAATGCGCGAGGGATTGCCGGACAACGCCGTGCATCAGATTTTCGAAGACCGAATTTCCCCCGGAACAATATGGATCATTACCCATAATGCTCATCTCTGTAAATGGCGCGATGGTTCGTTTACTGATATTACTGCTCAAACCCGATTGCATCCGGAGATACTGGGGAACGTGATCCAGGATCATCTGGGGCAATTGTGGTCTGTGTCAAACCTGGGTATTGTTCAGATTCTGGGCGATTCGGTGCGACACGCCGCTCCCCAAATTAAAAGTGGCACAATATTCGTGGGAGAAACTCGGGATGGTATCCTGTGGTTTGTTAGCGACGGATGTGAGCTGACGTCATACTTGCCTACAACAAATCAATACCACACCTACACCGTTCCTGTCAGCGAGGGTTCCTGGATCATGTCTGCTTATGTCGACGACAATGGCAGCATCTTTCTTACGTTTTTCCCCGAAGGATACACGTACATGTACCATGATGGACATCTCCTCGGGAGGCGAAAGTTAAAGGATCACTTTCTCGTGAGTAATTCCCACAAGAATGTTTTCAAGTTGGGTGCGGGAATGGGTGTCGTCTCAGAAAATGAATTCCTTACCGCACCACTTCTGAAGTTTTCGACTAGCAATGGGCTATTGTCGAACGACATTCGGAGCGGATTTATTGACCGTCAAGGCAATTTATGGTTTGCAGCATTTCCAAAAGGGGTTGCAAAACTGGCGGCCAAGCATTATGTTCGGTTTCCCTTGAGACCCTTGATCGCGTATGGCCATGAGGTGATCGCATCCGACAGCAATAATCACATCTGGGCTGCCACGGCGTGCTCATTGGATGAATTTTGGCGCGATTCCTCATTGACATGGCACAGATACACTCACCGCTTCGCGAAAAATGATTCTGTCATTTCAGTGGTGGTTGATTCGAAGAACAAACTGTGGATTGAGGCCGGCGGGTGGAAATCGCATTTGGAACAATTTGATCTCAGCGTCGATCAGTCGGGGCTGAACCCAACCAAGCTCTCGCGGATCACACGGATCTCTCTTGAGCAATTCAAGGGAAGTTTCTCAATGGGATTCATCGTTGACCGGCATGGAGGCGTTTGGATAAGTTTCGACCGGGCGGATCATGTCTGGAAGTATGGGGGCACTCTCCACGTCGCCCCGAACCGGCTCAAACCAATCATTCGAGAATATAGACAGATCGACGGAGCAAGCGAAAACTATGTGCGGAACCTGTACGAGGATACCCACGGAAACATTTGGGGACAAACTTATGCCGACGGGATTATCAAGCTTTCTGCAGAAGACATTGCAAGGGGAAAGTTTCGACGGTATACGACTGCGGAAGGCTTGCCGGACAATGATATCCGGTCGCTCGCCGGTGATCGTGCAGGAAAAGTGTGGGTAGGAACGGCGGATAACGGCGTGGCAGTTATCGACCACGACTCGATACATACACTTTCTGTCAGGGAGGGTCTTCCGAGTAATCGCATCGGAAGTATCTTTGAAGACCGGCGCGGAAGGGTTTGGGTCGGAACCGGACTCGGCTTTGCAGTTCAGGAAAGACCGGGTTCGTCCACTTTCGATCGCCGCGACGATCTTCCCCAAGAGCACATCCCTGCGAGCGGCATGACCAGGAACGGCATTTTGTGGTTCATTTCGGGGGATTATGAACTCTACTTCTATGACACGAATTCTGATACAATTCCGCTCATTCCTCCGCCGACGTATATTAAGGAGCTTAGAGTGAATGGCGACGTTTACCCGATAAGCCGGCAGCTTAGTTTTTCGTATGATGAGAATAATATTGAGGTTGGATTCATTGGTTTGAGCTTCGAAGATGAACGCGAGGTTCGGTATCGTTACAGACTTCAAGGTCTGGATAATCGCTGGAATGGACCCTCTAAAAATCACTCGGTGGTTTATGCGCATTTGGACCCGGGCCAGTATGTTTTTCAAGTGAATGCCATAAATGCGAGCGGCGTAGAAAGCGCCCTGCCCGCGACGCTTGCCATTACGATACATCCCCCGGTCTGGCGTACCTGGTGGTTTGTGTCTTCTGCAGCACTGCTCTTCGTGGCCATCGGACCGGTCATCTATTACCGCAGAGTAGCGAAGCTGAAACTTCAGAAGCTCGAAGAGGAGCTTTTCTCACGGCGGCTGATTCAATCGCAGGAGGACGAACGTAAGCGCATCGCCGCCTCTCTTCACGACGGTCTGGGACAAGATCTCCTGATCATCAAGAACAAAGCCGATCTGGCGATCCTGGAATCGTCAGCGGGAGAAGACACCGGCCGCTATGCCGACATCGCCGGGGTCGCGTCGGAAGCTATCGAGGCGGCCAGAGATATCGCTCACAATTTGCGTCCCTATCAAATCGATCAGCTCGGGCTCACCAAGGCGATCGAGTCGATCACACAACGGGTATCGAAATCATCCACAATCGCCTTCTCCGCCTCCATAGATGATATCGACAATCTCATGACGAAGGAATCAGAAATCAATCTCTACCGCATCATACAGGAATCCGTGAACAATGTGCTGAAGCATTCGGGGGCCAGGACGTCGGCAGTACGTGTACGTCATGAAGCACACAGGCTCCTTGTGAATGTGGAAGATGACGGCAGAGGTTTTAATCCGAGGGAGCCGGGCAAGAACCAGCAGGATCAATCGGGATTCGGGCTCAAGGGAATTGCCGAACGGGTAAAGATCCTCCGCGGCGAGTTCTCGATGCACTCATCTCCAGGATCCGGGACGAAACTCACAATCGAAATACCGGTAGGTGACACGAATACTGGCTCTGACAAATGA